From Drosophila suzukii chromosome 2R, CBGP_Dsuzu_IsoJpt1.0, whole genome shotgun sequence, a single genomic window includes:
- the LOC108008159 gene encoding uncharacterized protein, with the protein MRFSLVLTLSVLGCFLFIQEGSGDIASSTDVTTSTTESSGLISNSTGSTATIPDSATTPSTLVAQSLIPDSSLSHLSEHGKRRRRRQLRRLLRKQRYRERKQKRELEKLLRLLQKYQITELEEVNIT; encoded by the coding sequence ATGCGCTTCTCATTGGTACTAACCCTCTCCGTCCTCGGTTGCTTCCTGTTCATCCAGGAGGGCAGTGGTGATATAGCCTCGTCCACGGATGTGACCACAAGCACCACCGAAAGCTCTGGTCTGATCTCCAATAGCACTGGATCGACTGCCACTATCCCCGACTCCGCCACGACCCCCTCAACATTGGTCGCCCAATCTTTGATCCCGGACTCATCCTTGTCCCATTTGTCGGAGCACGGTAAAAGAAGGAGACGTCGTCAACTCCGTCGACTTCTCCGCAAGCAAAGGTACAGGGAGCGCAAACAAAAACGTGAGCTTGAGAAACTGCTCCGTCTACTGCAGAAATACCAGATCACAGAACTGGAGGAGGTGAACATCACATAA